Genomic DNA from Planctomycetota bacterium:
GATGAGATGTGGGGGCCTCGGCTGGCGACCCTGGCTCCGTGACATCCCTCTCTCCTGGAACTGCCTTCTTGGGAAACATGACCTGCACCATGCCCCCCTTGAAAACCAACACCGCCGCTTGGTCCCGAATTCGCGATTCCGTCCGAATTCGCGCCGACCCGCCGGAATCGGGCGCATCCCTCACGCGCACGACGCACACGAGCTACCCTATTGGCGAAAATCAGGCCGCAAAGCGGCCATGTGAGAAAATGATGAGGAAATGAACGGACGCAAAACACCTCTCGCGAGGGGTGTTCGGGGGATGTCGGTAGTATGGATTCACTCGGACGCCATGAGCAGTTGCTGCGGATCTGCCATCTCGTCGAGGTCCTCGGCGCGAGTCGGCGTCCGCTGTCGGTGGTCGACCTCAAGGACCGCCTCCGCGACCGGGGGGTGATCGACGAGCTCTCCAACCGGACGGTGCGGCGGGATCTCGGCTTCATCCAGGAATTCGGGTATCCGCTCCGCTGCGTCCGCGCGGTCGATGGGTCGGGGCGTTAGCGGCAGTGCTGGACCCTGGCCCGCGGGACGTGGCAGGCTCGCCTCGACCCGCCGACGGCGGCACTGCCCGAGCTGCTCGCCTTGCTCGTGGCCCGCGACTTCCTCGCCCCGCTGGCGGGCACGGTCTACTGGCGGGGGATCGCGGCGCTGCTGGCGCGCGTCGAGGCGCTGGCGACGCCGGCGCTGGTCGCCCATGCCGACACCCTCCGCGAGGGGCTCGTCGTCCACCCGCGGCCGGCGGAGGGACGCTACGAGCCGCGGCTCCTGGCCGCGATCAACCGCTCGATCCGTCAGCGGCTCCAGCTCCAGATCCGGTACCGCGGCCAGGGGGACCGCGACGCCCAGCGCCGCACGATCGAGCCGGACGCGCTGGTGCTCTACGACGGTGTGCTCTACGTGGCCGCCTGTCCGGTGGCGAAGGGCATTGCGGCCGCGCCTGGCCTGCGGTTTTTCAAGCTCGACCGCGTCGAGGTGGCGCGGGTGACGAAGCGGCCGTTCCCGCCGCGGGCGGTGAGCGTGGCCGACGAGCTCGGCGACAGCATCACGATCTACCGGTCGGCGACGGTGCCGCCGCGGCGCTTTCGGCTCCGCGTCGCGCCGCACCGGGCCCGGTGGGCGTGCGAAAAACCGTTTCATCCGCGGCAGCAGGTGACTCGGCTCGCCGACGGCAGTGTCGAGCTGGTGATCCCCCGCGCGTGGGACGACGAGCTCGTCCCGCAATTACTCGCCCTCGAGGAGTGGGTCGAGGTGCTCGAGCCAGCCGACGTCCGCGAGCGGATCGCCGCCACCACCGAGCGGATCGTGGCCCTCTACCGCCGTCCCCGCGCCACGGTGAACTCGCCTGCGAAGGGCTGAGCGCGTCGCCACGGCGGGTGCGACCGGCGCCCACTGCCGTGGGCCGGCCGTTCAGCAGCGCCCGGCGTCCATCGTGAGCCCGGCGAGCCGCTCCTCGAGCTC
This window encodes:
- a CDS encoding WYL domain-containing protein, with amino-acid sequence MARGTWQARLDPPTAALPELLALLVARDFLAPLAGTVYWRGIAALLARVEALATPALVAHADTLREGLVVHPRPAEGRYEPRLLAAINRSIRQRLQLQIRYRGQGDRDAQRRTIEPDALVLYDGVLYVAACPVAKGIAAAPGLRFFKLDRVEVARVTKRPFPPRAVSVADELGDSITIYRSATVPPRRFRLRVAPHRARWACEKPFHPRQQVTRLADGSVELVIPRAWDDELVPQLLALEEWVEVLEPADVRERIAATTERIVALYRRPRATVNSPAKG